In bacterium, the sequence CGCCCACGAGCTGCGCCAGCACTGCCGAGACCCGCCCACGATACGGCACCAGCGCTTCGATTCCCTCTGGGACGATTTCGGACAACAGGTCATCCTCCTGCGGCATGTCGCGCCGCTCGGCGGACGTCCACAGGCTCGCCATCCCCCGGTAGACCTTGTACTGGCGGCCGTTCCTGGTCACCGACGTACCCGGACTCTCCTCCGTTCCCGCGAGGAGGTTGCCGAGCATGACGGACTCCGCGCCACCGGCGAGCGCCTTGACGAGATCGCCGGAGCTTCGGATGCCACCGTCGGCGATCACCGGGACGCCGGACGCCGCGGCAGCCTCGGCGCAGTTCAGGATCGCGGTCAGTTGAGGCACACCCGCCCCGGTGACAACGCGCGTCGTGCACGTCGAGCCCGGACCGACCCCGACTTTGATGCCGTCCACCCCGCACTCGATCAGCTCACGGGTGCCCTCAGGCGTGGCGACGTTTCCCGCGACCAGCGGGATGTTGCCGCAGCGCGCGCGCACCGCCTCCACCGTGCGGAACGACAGGTCGGAGTGGCCGTGCGCGATATCGATCACCAGCGCGTCCACCTCGGCCTCGACGAGCGCCTGAGCCCGCTCCAGAAAGTCGCCCCGCACGCCGATCGCCGCGCCGACGCGGAGCCGGCCGCGTCCGTCCTTCGTGGCCTGCGGATATCTCAGCCGGCTGAGGATGTCCCGGCTCGTGATCAGGCCGGTCAGACGGCCCTCCGAATCTACCAGCGGCAGCTTCTCGATGCGATGCCGGTGCAGAATCCGCTTCGCCTCCTCCACCGGCGTCCCGATGGGCGCCGTAATCAGGCGCTCGCGTGGAGTCATCACCGTGGTGACCGGGTGGTCGAGATCGTCCTCGAAGAGCACATCGCGCGCCGTAACGATCCCGAGCAGCCGCCGATCCCGGTCGATCACCAAGACGCTCGCCGGCCCGTGCTCCTCCATGTACGCGGCGGCCTGCCGGACCGTTGACTCGGGGCCGGCGGTGTGCGGCGCGTCGAGCACCACGCTCTCCGCACGCTTCACACGGCGCACCTCCGCCACGTGCTCGGCGATCGGCAGGAACCGGTGAATGATCCCGATCCCTCCCTCCCGCGCGATCGCGATCGCCATCTGGCTCTCGGTGACCGAGTCCATGCTCGCGCTGACGATCGGAATCGCGAGATCGATCCCGCGGCAGAGCCGCGCCCGGGTGTCCGCCTGCCGCCGCGTGCTCACCCCGGAGCGGCGCGGCACGAGCAGCACGTCGTCAAACGTCAGGCCCAACGGCAATGTCTCAGACATACACAGGCCTCCATCGCAACCGAAACCACGCCAACGATACCACGGCGGGTGCTATTATGGAAGCGTGGCACGTGTCACGCTGAGGTCCGGCGATGGGCCTGAGGGTGTCTCCGGCGGCGGACGGCGCCACCCCTTTGCCTCCCTGCGCCACCGAAACTTCCGGCTCTTCTTCTTTGGGCAGCTCATCTCGCTGGTCGGCACCTGGATGCAGCGCATCGCCCAGGCATGGCTGGTGCTCCAGCTGACGAATT encodes:
- the guaB gene encoding IMP dehydrogenase encodes the protein MSETLPLGLTFDDVLLVPRRSGVSTRRQADTRARLCRGIDLAIPIVSASMDSVTESQMAIAIAREGGIGIIHRFLPIAEHVAEVRRVKRAESVVLDAPHTAGPESTVRQAAAYMEEHGPASVLVIDRDRRLLGIVTARDVLFEDDLDHPVTTVMTPRERLITAPIGTPVEEAKRILHRHRIEKLPLVDSEGRLTGLITSRDILSRLRYPQATKDGRGRLRVGAAIGVRGDFLERAQALVEAEVDALVIDIAHGHSDLSFRTVEAVRARCGNIPLVAGNVATPEGTRELIECGVDGIKVGVGPGSTCTTRVVTGAGVPQLTAILNCAEAAAASGVPVIADGGIRSSGDLVKALAGGAESVMLGNLLAGTEESPGTSVTRNGRQYKVYRGMASLWTSAERRDMPQEDDLLSEIVPEGIEALVPYRGRVSAVLAQLVGGLRSGMSYCGATTLAELHKNARFMRVTDAGVRESMPHDVDALS